One Methylobacterium oryzae DNA window includes the following coding sequences:
- the dxr gene encoding 1-deoxy-D-xylulose-5-phosphate reductoisomerase, with product MTQVVTVFGATGSIGRSTADLLAQHADRFRVGALVGGKDPVALAKVARELNASFAALADEAAGPALAEALSGSGIPSGAGEAAVMEAAARDADIVVAAVSGAAGLKSTHAALRLGRKVALANKESLVCAGDAFMRDAARYGATILPMDSEHDALSQALAGRPLADVRTMMITASGGPFRTWTRERIAAASAAEAAAHPTWSMGMKINIDSASLMNKGLELIEAHHLFGIEPERLDVVVHPQSVIHGLVYWLDGAVTAELALPDMRVPISHCLGLGDRLTIERGRPLDLVKLGSLTFEAADEARFPCLRIARAALAAGGAAPTVMNAANEIAVAAFIAGRIGFYGISDLVERACTHFAGQYRAAPADVDEALAIDAHVRIWSAEALPELRAAG from the coding sequence GTGACCCAGGTCGTCACCGTCTTCGGCGCCACCGGCTCGATCGGCCGCTCCACCGCCGACCTCCTGGCGCAGCACGCCGACCGGTTCCGCGTCGGCGCCCTGGTCGGCGGCAAGGATCCCGTCGCCCTGGCCAAGGTCGCCCGCGAGCTCAACGCCTCCTTCGCGGCGCTCGCCGACGAGGCCGCCGGCCCGGCGCTCGCCGAGGCCCTGTCGGGCTCCGGCATCCCGAGCGGGGCGGGGGAGGCGGCCGTCATGGAGGCCGCCGCCCGCGACGCCGACATCGTCGTCGCCGCCGTGAGCGGGGCGGCCGGGCTGAAATCGACCCACGCCGCCCTCCGGCTCGGCCGCAAGGTCGCGCTCGCCAACAAGGAGAGCCTGGTCTGCGCCGGCGACGCCTTCATGCGCGACGCCGCCCGCTACGGCGCCACGATCCTGCCGATGGATTCCGAGCACGACGCGCTGAGCCAGGCGCTGGCCGGCCGGCCGCTCGCCGACGTCCGCACCATGATGATCACGGCCTCGGGCGGCCCGTTCCGGACTTGGACCCGCGAGCGGATCGCCGCCGCCTCCGCGGCCGAGGCCGCCGCCCATCCGACCTGGTCGATGGGCATGAAGATCAACATCGATTCGGCCAGCCTGATGAACAAGGGGCTCGAGCTGATCGAGGCGCACCACCTGTTCGGCATCGAGCCCGAGCGCCTCGACGTGGTCGTGCACCCGCAATCGGTGATCCACGGCCTGGTCTACTGGCTCGACGGGGCGGTGACCGCCGAGCTGGCGCTGCCCGACATGCGCGTGCCGATCTCGCACTGCCTCGGCCTCGGCGACCGGCTGACGATCGAGCGCGGCCGGCCCCTCGACCTCGTGAAGCTCGGCTCGCTGACCTTCGAGGCCGCGGACGAGGCGCGTTTCCCGTGCCTGCGGATCGCCCGCGCGGCCCTGGCCGCCGGAGGCGCGGCGCCCACCGTGATGAACGCCGCCAACGAGATCGCGGTGGCGGCCTTCATCGCCGGCCGGATCGGCTTCTACGGGATCAGCGATCTGGTCGAGCGCGCCTGCACCCACTTCGCCGGCCAGTACCGGGCCGCACCCGCCGACGTCGACGAGGCGCTCGCCATCGACGCCCACGTGCGGATCTGGAGCGCCGAGGCCCTGCCGGAGCTGCGCGCCGCCGGCTGA
- the rnc gene encoding ribonuclease III, whose protein sequence is MTGPDLDDAAQPRANARSRRAHKPRPPLTALEERIGHSFGDQDLLTRALTHTSKASGRGGSYQRLEFLGDRVLGLAVADRLYGAFPEADEGDLSRRLAALVRRETCAAVAASWEVGPHLILGQGEVMGGGRRNQTILADVCEAILGAIYLDAGFDAARAVVEAHFHPGEPTAAARGRDAKSALQEWAMGRSLPIPTYEVVERTGPDHAPRFRIAVQVEGLEPGLGDGTSKRIAEQAAARALMEREGIGASADAEPTETA, encoded by the coding sequence TTGACCGGCCCGGACTTGGACGACGCCGCGCAGCCCCGGGCCAACGCCCGATCCCGGCGGGCCCACAAGCCGCGCCCGCCGCTGACCGCGCTCGAAGAGCGGATCGGCCACAGCTTCGGCGATCAGGACCTGCTCACCCGCGCGCTGACCCACACCAGCAAGGCGAGCGGCCGGGGCGGCAGCTACCAGCGCCTGGAATTCCTCGGCGACCGCGTGCTCGGGCTCGCGGTCGCCGACCGCCTCTACGGCGCCTTCCCGGAGGCTGACGAGGGCGACCTCTCCCGGCGCCTTGCCGCCCTGGTCCGGCGCGAGACCTGCGCGGCCGTGGCCGCCTCCTGGGAGGTCGGCCCGCACCTGATCCTCGGCCAGGGCGAGGTCATGGGCGGCGGCCGGCGCAACCAGACGATCCTGGCCGACGTCTGCGAGGCGATCCTGGGTGCGATCTACCTCGATGCCGGGTTCGACGCCGCCCGGGCGGTGGTCGAGGCGCATTTCCATCCCGGCGAGCCGACCGCGGCGGCGCGGGGCCGCGACGCCAAATCCGCCCTGCAGGAATGGGCCATGGGCCGCAGCCTGCCGATCCCCACCTATGAGGTGGTGGAGCGCACCGGTCCCGACCACGCGCCCCGGTTCCGCATCGCCGTGCAGGTCGAGGGCCTGGAGCCCGGTCTCGGCGACGGCACGTCGAAGCGGATCGCCGAGCAGGCCGCCGCGCGGGCGCTGATGGAGCGGGAGGGAATCGGGGCCTCCGCGGACGCGGAACCGACGGAGACAGCATGA
- a CDS encoding 30S ribosomal protein S2 — MAVDFSMRQLLEAGAHFGHQSHRWNPKMQPYIFGTRNNIHIIDLAQTVPALHQALQAVSDTVAKGGRVLFVGTKRQAADTIAEAAKRSAQYYVNSRWLGGMLTNWKTISGSISRLRKVTETLETGGPGLTKKERLMLSREKEKLEKALGGIKDMGGVPDLLFVIDTNKEQLAIKEANRLGIPVAAIVDTNCNPDGISYIVPANDDAGRAIALYCDLIAKAAIDGISRAQGSSGMDIGASEEPMAEELPANDDAAVTVESDALDPADVAMLAESTEHFELLAAPRGAPDDLTKLNGAGPQIVQKLNDAGIYHYWQLAAMTPEDVAKVDADLKLNGRIDRDSWVSQARGFVEAAAAA, encoded by the coding sequence ATGGCCGTCGATTTCTCTATGCGTCAGCTCCTCGAGGCGGGCGCCCATTTCGGTCACCAGTCCCACCGCTGGAACCCGAAGATGCAGCCGTACATCTTCGGCACCCGCAACAACATCCACATCATCGACCTCGCCCAGACCGTGCCGGCGCTGCACCAGGCGCTCCAGGCGGTGAGCGACACCGTCGCCAAGGGCGGCCGTGTGCTGTTCGTCGGCACCAAGCGCCAGGCGGCCGACACGATCGCCGAGGCGGCCAAGCGCTCGGCCCAGTACTACGTCAACTCCCGCTGGCTGGGCGGCATGCTCACCAACTGGAAGACCATCTCGGGCTCGATCTCGCGCCTGCGCAAGGTCACCGAGACGCTGGAGACCGGCGGCCCGGGCCTGACCAAGAAGGAGCGCCTGATGCTCTCCCGTGAGAAGGAGAAGCTCGAGAAGGCGCTCGGCGGCATCAAGGACATGGGCGGCGTGCCGGACCTGCTGTTCGTGATCGACACCAACAAGGAGCAGCTGGCGATCAAGGAGGCGAACCGCCTCGGCATCCCGGTCGCCGCCATCGTCGACACCAACTGCAACCCGGACGGCATCAGCTACATCGTCCCGGCCAACGACGACGCCGGCCGCGCGATCGCGCTGTACTGCGACCTGATCGCCAAGGCCGCCATCGACGGCATCTCGCGCGCCCAGGGCTCGTCGGGCATGGATATCGGCGCCTCCGAGGAGCCGATGGCCGAGGAACTGCCGGCGAACGACGACGCGGCCGTCACGGTCGAGTCCGACGCCCTCGACCCGGCCGACGTGGCGATGCTCGCCGAGTCGACCGAGCACTTCGAGCTGCTCGCTGCCCCGCGCGGCGCGCCGGACGACCTGACCAAGCTCAACGGCGCCGGCCCGCAGATCGTGCAGAAGCTCAACGACGCCGGCATCTACCACTACTGGCAGCTCGCCGCGATGACCCCCGAGGACGTCGCCAAGGTCGATGCCGACCTGAAGCTCAACGGCCGCATCGACCGCGATTCGTGGGTCTCGCAGGCCCGCGGCTTCGTCGAGGCCGCCGCCGCGGCCTGA
- a CDS encoding class I SAM-dependent methyltransferase, which translates to MRHAVYGLPPVDLAEVPGDAVQLSPLIPGAARLEDLSENSLDSATVLAPPGTVERRYVLAQVLRALGPGGRMVALAPKDRGGTRLAKELTTFGCAAADQPRRHHRICTAERPTAPAGLAEAIDEGGPRHVDNLALCTQPGIFSWDRLDPGTALLLANLPALKGRGADFGCGLGVLSRAVLGSEAVTALTLLEIDRRAVEMARRNVADPRATILWADIRASGAVPDHLDFVVTNPPFHEGGSEDQALGRAFIARAAEALRPGGALWLVANAHLPYEASLREAFRHVAVAVQANGYRVYEARR; encoded by the coding sequence ATGCGCCACGCCGTCTACGGCCTGCCGCCGGTGGACCTCGCCGAGGTCCCGGGCGACGCCGTCCAGCTCTCCCCATTGATCCCCGGCGCTGCGCGGCTCGAGGATCTGTCCGAGAACAGCCTCGACTCGGCCACCGTGCTGGCGCCGCCCGGAACGGTCGAGCGGCGCTACGTGCTGGCCCAGGTGCTGCGCGCCCTCGGGCCGGGCGGCCGCATGGTCGCCCTGGCGCCCAAGGATCGCGGCGGCACACGCCTCGCCAAGGAGCTGACGACCTTCGGCTGCGCGGCCGCGGACCAGCCGCGCCGGCACCACCGGATCTGCACGGCGGAGCGGCCAACGGCGCCGGCCGGCCTCGCCGAGGCGATCGACGAGGGCGGCCCGCGCCACGTCGACAACCTCGCTCTGTGCACGCAGCCCGGCATCTTCTCGTGGGACCGGCTCGATCCGGGCACGGCGCTGCTGCTCGCGAACCTCCCGGCCCTCAAGGGCCGCGGCGCCGATTTCGGCTGCGGGCTCGGGGTCCTCTCGCGGGCCGTCCTGGGCTCCGAGGCCGTGACCGCCCTGACCCTGCTGGAGATCGACCGGCGCGCCGTCGAGATGGCGCGCCGCAACGTCGCCGACCCGCGGGCGACGATCCTCTGGGCGGATATCCGGGCGTCCGGCGCCGTGCCGGATCACCTCGATTTCGTCGTCACGAACCCGCCGTTCCACGAGGGCGGGAGCGAGGATCAGGCCCTCGGCCGGGCGTTCATCGCGCGGGCCGCCGAGGCCCTGCGCCCCGGGGGGGCGCTGTGGCTCGTGGCCAACGCGCACCTGCCCTACGAGGCGAGCCTGCGCGAGGCGTTCCGGCACGTCGCGGTGGCCGTCCAGGCGAACGGCTACCGGGTCTACGAGGCCCGCCGGTGA
- the era gene encoding GTPase Era has product MSAHEQDDHDAQDGPGIAPARDPARDPSTLPGTPADARAGFVALIGVPNAGKSTLLNNLVGTKVSIVSRKVQTTRALVRGILIEGSAQVVLVDTPGIFAPKRRLDRAMVHSAWSGAADADAVCLLVDARKGVDAEVEAVLGRLGEVKREKLLILNKIDLIPRERLLDLAAKLNAAAPFAETFMISALNGDGVADLRRALAARMPAGPWLYPEDQVSDAPLRMLAAEITREKIYDRLHEELPYRSTVETDQWQIRPDGSVRIEQTIFVERESQRSIVLGKGGQTIRSIGQAARIEIAEAADAKVHLFLHVKVRENWADDPARYREMGLEFPRG; this is encoded by the coding sequence ATGAGCGCGCACGAGCAGGACGATCACGACGCGCAGGACGGGCCCGGCATCGCGCCGGCCCGGGACCCCGCGCGCGACCCGTCCACCCTTCCCGGCACGCCCGCCGACGCCCGGGCCGGCTTCGTCGCGCTGATCGGCGTGCCGAATGCCGGCAAGTCGACCCTGCTCAACAACCTCGTCGGCACCAAGGTCTCGATCGTCTCCCGCAAGGTGCAGACGACCCGGGCCCTGGTGCGGGGCATCCTCATCGAGGGCTCGGCCCAGGTCGTGCTGGTCGACACCCCCGGCATCTTCGCGCCCAAGCGCCGCCTCGACCGCGCGATGGTCCACTCGGCCTGGAGCGGCGCCGCCGACGCCGACGCCGTCTGCCTGCTGGTCGACGCGCGCAAGGGTGTCGACGCGGAAGTCGAGGCGGTGCTCGGCCGGCTCGGCGAGGTGAAGCGCGAGAAACTGCTGATCCTCAACAAGATCGATCTGATCCCGCGCGAACGGCTGCTCGATCTCGCCGCCAAGCTCAACGCCGCCGCGCCCTTCGCCGAGACCTTCATGATCTCGGCGCTCAACGGCGACGGCGTCGCCGACCTGCGCCGGGCGCTGGCCGCCCGCATGCCGGCGGGCCCGTGGCTGTATCCGGAGGATCAGGTCTCGGACGCGCCCCTGCGCATGCTCGCCGCCGAGATCACCCGGGAGAAGATCTACGACCGGCTGCACGAGGAGCTGCCCTACCGCTCCACGGTGGAGACCGACCAGTGGCAGATCCGGCCCGACGGCTCGGTGCGGATCGAGCAGACGATCTTCGTCGAGCGGGAGAGCCAGCGCTCGATCGTGCTCGGCAAGGGCGGCCAGACCATCCGGTCGATCGGGCAGGCGGCCCGGATCGAGATCGCCGAGGCGGCCGACGCCAAGGTCCACCTGTTCCTGCACGTGAAGGTGCGGGAGAACTGGGCCGACGACCCGGCCCGCTACCGCGAGATGGGCCTGGAATTTCCGCGGGGCTGA
- the lepB gene encoding signal peptidase I — protein MDYDGKPLRKPADTGTWASIRETLKVGIQALLIALVVRTLLFQPFNIPSGSLVPTLLIGDYLFVSKYSYGYSKYSLPLSEYIPIQADGRIWGADPKRGDIAVFKLPKDNSTDYIKRVIGLPGDKIQMIDGVLNINGKAVKRERIADYETTDPYGQPTKVPQYLETLPNGVVHRVIERDGDNGFWDKTELYTVPPGHFFMMGDNRDNSTDSRDLANVGYVPFANLVGRAEMIFFSIDEGTPAWQVWNWPAHVRWSRLFTTIH, from the coding sequence GTGGATTACGACGGCAAGCCGCTCAGGAAACCTGCCGACACCGGCACCTGGGCCAGCATCCGCGAGACGCTGAAGGTCGGCATCCAGGCGCTGCTGATCGCCCTCGTGGTGCGGACCCTGCTGTTCCAGCCGTTCAACATCCCGTCCGGCTCGCTGGTGCCGACCCTGCTGATCGGCGACTACCTGTTCGTGTCAAAATATTCTTACGGCTATTCCAAGTACTCGCTGCCGCTCTCGGAGTATATCCCGATCCAGGCCGACGGCCGGATCTGGGGCGCGGACCCGAAGCGCGGCGACATCGCGGTGTTCAAGCTGCCCAAGGACAATTCGACCGACTACATCAAGCGCGTGATCGGCCTGCCGGGCGACAAGATCCAGATGATCGACGGCGTGCTCAACATCAACGGCAAGGCGGTCAAGCGCGAGCGGATCGCCGACTACGAGACCACCGATCCCTACGGCCAGCCGACCAAGGTGCCCCAGTACCTGGAGACCCTGCCCAACGGCGTGGTCCACCGGGTGATCGAGCGCGACGGCGACAACGGCTTCTGGGACAAGACCGAGCTGTACACGGTCCCGCCCGGTCACTTTTTCATGATGGGCGACAACCGCGACAACTCCACCGATTCGCGCGATCTCGCCAATGTCGGCTACGTGCCCTTCGCCAACCTGGTCGGGCGCGCCGAGATGATCTTCTTCTCGATCGACGAGGGTACGCCGGCCTGGCAGGTCTGGAACTGGCCGGCCCACGTGCGCTGGTCGCGCCTGTTCACGACGATCCATTGA
- a CDS encoding phosphatidate cytidylyltransferase: MTSAAAPAARPSGRRELWLRVASGLVLGAGVLAALVYGGWPFAGIWLAAGIVGFAEWMVMSRTEPREVLIALGAATLGALLLCQRGGAPTPACLAVLLLGAAACATVARTGRGRLRAFLGVLGAAAIAAVPVALRDDPAIGLVGPAWMFAVVWSTDIAAYFAGRKIGGPKLMPRVSPNKTWSGALGGLVGAVAAGTLVPVVADLAGMTLPSAASLPVVAGVSALASVLSQAGDLIESGLKRHYGVKDSGKIIPGHGGVMDRLDGFFAVAVLAAVYLALRGGGLIT; the protein is encoded by the coding sequence GTGACCTCCGCCGCCGCACCGGCCGCGCGTCCCTCGGGACGGCGCGAGCTGTGGCTGCGCGTTGCCTCGGGCCTCGTGCTCGGCGCCGGCGTGCTGGCCGCTCTGGTCTATGGCGGCTGGCCCTTCGCGGGGATCTGGCTCGCCGCCGGCATCGTCGGCTTCGCCGAGTGGATGGTGATGAGCCGCACCGAGCCCCGCGAGGTGCTGATCGCGCTGGGCGCGGCGACGCTCGGCGCCCTGCTGCTCTGCCAGCGCGGCGGCGCCCCGACGCCGGCCTGCCTCGCGGTCCTGCTGCTCGGCGCCGCGGCCTGCGCCACGGTGGCGCGGACCGGACGGGGCCGGCTCCGCGCCTTCCTCGGCGTGCTCGGCGCGGCGGCGATCGCGGCGGTGCCGGTGGCCCTGCGCGACGACCCCGCCATCGGCCTGGTCGGGCCGGCCTGGATGTTCGCGGTGGTCTGGTCCACCGACATCGCGGCCTACTTCGCCGGCCGGAAGATCGGCGGCCCCAAGCTGATGCCCCGGGTCTCGCCCAACAAGACGTGGTCGGGCGCACTCGGCGGCCTCGTCGGCGCGGTCGCCGCCGGGACGCTGGTCCCGGTGGTCGCCGACCTCGCCGGGATGACCCTGCCCAGCGCCGCCTCTCTCCCGGTCGTGGCGGGCGTGAGCGCGCTCGCCTCGGTGCTGAGTCAGGCCGGCGACCTGATCGAATCCGGACTGAAGCGCCATTACGGCGTCAAGGATTCGGGCAAGATCATCCCCGGCCATGGCGGCGTCATGGACCGGCTCGACGGATTCTTCGCGGTCGCCGTGCTGGCGGCCGTCTATCTCGCCCTGCGCGGCGGCGGTCTGATCACGTGA
- the tsf gene encoding translation elongation factor Ts: MANITAAMVKELREKTGAGMMDCKGALNETQGDIEAAVDWLRKKGLAKAAKKAGRVAAEGLVAVESAGRHAAVVEVNSETDFVARNDAFQAFAREAAKIALNTDGTLEGLQAAHFPGATETVSEKLQALIATIGENMNLRRVTKLEVKKGVIASYVHNQISEGLGKIGVLVALESEGDVDALSALGRQIAMHIAATNPVALDASGVDAATVERESNILREKNAGKPDHVMAKIVESGLKSYYKEVTLLEQPFVHDGSKTVSQVLKEAGSKVGGPVTLTGFVRYALGDGIEKEEGPDFATEVAQQAGRA, from the coding sequence ATGGCCAACATCACCGCCGCGATGGTGAAGGAGCTCCGGGAGAAGACCGGCGCCGGCATGATGGACTGCAAGGGCGCGCTCAACGAGACGCAGGGCGACATCGAGGCCGCCGTCGACTGGCTGCGCAAGAAGGGTCTCGCCAAGGCCGCCAAGAAGGCCGGCCGCGTCGCCGCCGAGGGCCTCGTCGCCGTCGAGTCCGCCGGCCGCCACGCCGCCGTGGTCGAGGTGAACTCCGAGACCGACTTCGTCGCCCGCAACGACGCCTTCCAGGCCTTCGCCCGCGAGGCCGCCAAGATCGCGCTCAACACCGACGGCACGCTCGAGGGCCTCCAGGCCGCCCATTTCCCGGGCGCCACCGAGACCGTCTCGGAGAAGCTGCAGGCCCTGATCGCCACGATCGGCGAGAACATGAACCTGCGCCGGGTCACCAAGCTCGAGGTCAAGAAGGGCGTCATCGCCTCCTACGTGCACAACCAGATCTCCGAGGGCCTCGGCAAGATCGGCGTGCTCGTGGCGCTCGAGTCCGAGGGCGACGTCGACGCGCTCTCGGCGCTGGGTCGCCAGATCGCCATGCACATCGCGGCGACCAACCCGGTGGCGCTGGACGCCTCGGGCGTCGACGCCGCCACGGTGGAGCGCGAGTCGAACATCCTGCGCGAGAAGAACGCCGGCAAGCCGGACCACGTGATGGCCAAGATCGTCGAGAGCGGCCTGAAGAGCTACTACAAGGAGGTCACCCTCCTGGAGCAGCCCTTCGTGCACGACGGCTCCAAGACCGTGAGCCAGGTCCTCAAGGAGGCCGGCTCCAAGGTCGGCGGCCCCGTGACCCTGACGGGCTTCGTCCGCTACGCGCTGGGCGACGGCATCGAGAAGGAAGAGGGTCCGGACTTCGCCACCGAGGTCGCCCAGCAGGCCGGCCGCGCCTGA
- the pyrH gene encoding UMP kinase, with protein sequence MPETTPFRRILVKLSGEALAAPDGYWLHPPTLAALAEDIARTIESGAEIAIVVGGGNMIRGARISAAGWIDRATGDSLGMMATVMNSLAIETALNAAGVQARTMSAVSMPTICETYARQPALHHLDKGQVVVLAGGTGNPFFTTDTAAVLRAAELRCDAVLKATQVDGVYSADPKKDPSATRYDRITHDEAIARDLKVMDTAAFALARESRLSIVVGSLHPPSSIAAILSGDAPSTLVAP encoded by the coding sequence ATGCCGGAGACGACGCCGTTTCGCCGTATCCTCGTGAAGCTGTCGGGGGAGGCGCTCGCCGCTCCCGACGGCTACTGGTTGCATCCGCCGACGCTGGCGGCGCTCGCCGAGGACATCGCCCGCACGATCGAGTCGGGCGCCGAGATCGCCATCGTGGTGGGCGGCGGCAACATGATCCGCGGGGCGCGGATCTCCGCGGCCGGCTGGATCGACCGGGCGACCGGGGATTCGCTCGGCATGATGGCCACGGTGATGAACTCGCTGGCGATCGAGACGGCGCTCAACGCCGCGGGCGTGCAGGCGCGGACCATGTCGGCGGTTTCGATGCCGACCATCTGCGAGACCTATGCCCGCCAGCCGGCCCTGCACCACCTGGACAAGGGCCAGGTCGTCGTCCTCGCCGGCGGCACCGGCAACCCGTTCTTCACCACCGACACCGCCGCGGTGCTGCGCGCCGCCGAGCTGCGCTGCGACGCGGTCCTCAAGGCGACGCAGGTGGACGGCGTCTACTCGGCGGATCCGAAGAAGGATCCGAGCGCCACGCGCTACGACCGCATCACCCACGACGAGGCGATCGCCCGCGACCTGAAGGTGATGGACACCGCCGCCTTCGCGCTGGCCCGGGAGAGCCGCCTGTCGATCGTGGTCGGCTCGCTCCACCCGCCGAGCTCGATCGCCGCGATCCTGTCGGGCGACGCGCCCTCGACCCTCGTGGCGCCCTGA
- a CDS encoding pseudouridine synthase, which translates to MSAARSVRLDKLLANLGYGSRREIQALARAGAIRLDGAELAEAGDRIALAPDLPERLTIDGEALDPLPGLCLMLHKPLGVTCSHKEAGPLVYGLLPERWRRRDPPLSTVGRLDKETSGLLLLTDDGALLHRIISPKAQVAKRYRVTLDRPLTGREAEVFAAGTLVLEGEERPLLPVRLDVEDATRCAVTLTEGRYHQVRRMFAAVGNHVAALHRDRVGGLALPADLPAGAYRVMTADDVAAVFAGG; encoded by the coding sequence ATGAGCGCGGCGAGATCCGTCCGCCTGGACAAGCTCCTCGCCAATCTCGGCTACGGCTCGCGCCGCGAGATCCAGGCGCTCGCCCGCGCCGGCGCGATCCGCCTCGACGGCGCGGAGCTCGCGGAGGCCGGCGACCGGATCGCCCTCGCGCCGGACCTGCCGGAGCGCCTCACGATCGACGGCGAGGCCCTGGACCCGCTCCCCGGCCTGTGCCTGATGCTGCACAAGCCGCTGGGCGTCACCTGCTCGCACAAGGAGGCGGGCCCGCTGGTCTACGGGCTGCTCCCCGAGCGCTGGCGCCGCCGCGACCCGCCCCTCTCCACGGTCGGGCGCCTCGACAAGGAGACCTCGGGCCTGCTGCTGCTGACCGACGACGGGGCGCTCCTGCACCGGATCATCAGCCCGAAGGCCCAGGTGGCGAAGCGCTACCGCGTGACCCTCGACCGGCCGCTGACCGGCCGCGAGGCGGAGGTGTTCGCCGCAGGGACGCTCGTGCTGGAGGGCGAGGAGCGGCCGCTCCTGCCGGTGCGGCTCGACGTCGAGGATGCCACGCGCTGCGCGGTGACGCTGACGGAGGGCCGCTACCACCAGGTCCGCCGGATGTTCGCCGCCGTCGGCAACCACGTCGCGGCGCTGCACCGGGACCGGGTCGGCGGTCTCGCTCTGCCGGCGGACCTGCCGGCGGGGGCGTACCGGGTGATGACGGCCGACGACGTGGCGGCGGTGTTCGCGGGCGGGTGA
- the acpS gene encoding holo-ACP synthase, whose translation MIVGIGSDLCDIRRIARTLERHGERFTHRVFTDGERARCDRRAARAEGYARRFAAKEACAKALGTGLSAGVFWRDMEVVNLPSGQPTLRLAGGAAERLAELLPAGHAARLHVSLTDDPPMAQAFVIIEALPVPVAG comes from the coding sequence ATGATCGTCGGGATCGGCTCGGATCTCTGCGACATCCGCCGGATCGCCCGGACCCTGGAGCGGCACGGCGAGCGCTTCACCCACCGGGTCTTCACCGACGGGGAGCGGGCCCGCTGCGACCGCCGGGCCGCCCGCGCCGAGGGCTACGCCCGCCGCTTCGCCGCCAAGGAGGCCTGCGCCAAGGCGCTCGGCACCGGCCTCAGCGCCGGCGTGTTCTGGCGCGACATGGAGGTGGTGAACCTGCCCTCCGGGCAGCCGACCCTGCGGCTCGCGGGCGGCGCGGCCGAGCGGCTCGCGGAACTCCTGCCGGCGGGGCACGCGGCGCGGCTCCACGTGAGCCTCACGGACGATCCGCCGATGGCGCAAGCCTTCGTGATCATCGAGGCCTTGCCGGTCCCTGTCGCCGGTTGA
- the frr gene encoding ribosome recycling factor, which translates to MATPEFDLNDIKRRMQGAVSSLSKDLGSLRTGRATPSLLDPIQVDAYGSMMPMAQVATVSVPEPRLLSISVWDRSMVTAVEKAIRESDLGLNPQTEGQTIRLRIPEMNEQRRKEMVKVAHKYTEEARVAVRHVRRDGLDHLKKLLKDSAISEDDEKRQATDVQKATDQYIAEIDGVLASKEKEIMQV; encoded by the coding sequence ATGGCCACACCGGAATTCGATCTCAACGACATCAAGCGCCGCATGCAGGGCGCTGTGTCCTCGCTCTCGAAGGATCTCGGCTCGCTGCGCACCGGGCGCGCCACGCCGTCGCTCCTCGACCCGATCCAGGTCGACGCCTACGGCTCGATGATGCCGATGGCCCAGGTCGCCACCGTCAGCGTGCCGGAGCCGCGGCTCCTGTCGATCTCGGTCTGGGACCGCAGCATGGTCACGGCCGTCGAGAAGGCGATCCGCGAATCCGACCTCGGCCTCAACCCGCAGACCGAGGGGCAGACCATCCGGCTCCGCATCCCCGAGATGAACGAGCAGCGCCGCAAGGAGATGGTCAAGGTCGCCCACAAGTACACCGAGGAGGCCCGCGTCGCCGTGCGCCACGTGCGCCGGGACGGCCTCGACCATCTCAAGAAGCTCCTGAAGGACAGCGCCATCTCGGAGGATGACGAGAAGCGTCAGGCCACCGACGTGCAGAAGGCGACCGACCAGTACATCGCCGAGATCGACGGCGTGCTGGCGTCCAAGGAGAAGGAGATCATGCAGGTCTGA